TTTTTGTAAAGCACAAACCCAACACTGACAGTGAATAACAGGAGGTCTTGTCCAGGCCTAATCTCAAtaatcatttacacacacacacccaaacacacacacacacacacacacacacacacacacacacacacacacactgaatattAATGCTGTTTCAAAACTCACTTGCAGGACTACCTTGAGACCATGGCTTCTGTAAATAAGTTGTACAATTAGAGACTGTTGTCTCATGTTGTTGTGACTTTTTCCCCCctaaatgtatttttggttgTCCCAAATGTGCTAGCCTGGCCTGGTGCTGCCACACAGCTCTCAAAgcattttttctcattctctAGGGGCCATTTGATTCATGTTAGCTGAGAAATGTGTGCATATCATCTAATTCAACTAATGCCATAGAAATCTATGTTGGGTCAACACTTAGAAAGTTGTGCTGCTCTAACTATAACATATTGAAATTATTCAGAtgactaatgattttttttttctttttttcactttttacaaATCAAACCACCAAAATAGTGCATATTTCTATTGAACAGTATTGTTTTCATATGGGTTTAATAcatgaaattactttttttaatgattttgttcattgttgtttgtttgtttaattgcaTGTTACACTGTACAGCCATTGAGCGTGGTGCTTACTTTTGTGTGTGACTCCCAACAGGGGTCTAATTGTGAGTTGAATAAAATAGTTTTGAGTAGATTTGTcttgtgggtatgtgtgtgtgtcacgctCAGGCTCAGGTCTCTCTCTTTGGTGGGCGCGCGGTCCGGTAGTGAAAGCTCGAGGACCCCACTGTGTTGCTAAGATACGGTGAAGTCCGTTGGCGGTGTAATTgtagttttgcttgtttttctatGCTAGTAACGGTAAATTAGCAAATTACAACTCTAAGTACATTTAGTTGTCACCCTGACCGAAAGAACAAATAGGTAGGAAGTGTTGTATTGTAGTTAATTTGCTCTCCATATAAACTTGTATTGTAATTgccaagaaaaaatattatgataCTAATCATGTTCGTTAACgcaagtagtagtagtaagctagctaacgttacttcAGTCAGAGACAAGAATAAggcaaaaatttaaaaagtatcCACTATAAACACATTAATTTGGGAATGGATTTAATATTGTATGAAACGGAACCATTTAAGTTCACAGTTATTAATTTATGAAGAATATGTAAAAGGTAAGTGggtataaataataaataaataaataagaggcCCTACGTTAAGTGCACAGCCTGCATCTCATACAGCTTTTTATTAGATTTTCAAGGCACAAGATGGAATATAATTAAGGTTGCCATTAACTGTGCACCACTTCATTCAATATTTCTGTTGAAAAGGTAACTCAGTGTACATATTTGGGCATCTGGATGGatgaaaaatgaactttcagagttCACATTGATAATCGCTATAGaaagtctgtttgttttattctgttcatTAGAAAGAGATGTACTTTTCCTCTCAGTTCTTGATTATGGTGGTGTCATTTACATGAATGCAGCCATGACTACTCTAAGCCTTATGGTACTCCTTGGATCATTGGATACCGATACCATAAGGCACATACACTGCTGCTGTAGTACACTGTGTTGTACTTTAAATACACGACTGCATGACTTTGTTGTGCTCCAGGTCCCTAAGAGTCAAATGTGAACGAGAAAAAACTGCCTTTCAATAGTCTGCTCCCAAAGCCTGGAATGATTTGCACTGTATGGCCTGCTTAAACTCAACACTCTTGTAGCCCCgtttcattttaaatgcttGATATTAAAATTCTCTCATTTTAAATACAATCTTTAATTGACACCGTTTTACTGATTGATTTTACCGATTCAGTGTATTatgttactgaaaaaaaattggatCGCCACAAAAATGTGTGTCCTATGTGTGTCCCAACACTGGACTATTGTTGTTTAATGTAttaccaaatgaaaacaaaagatctAGTTGAACAATtgcattgtttctttttttaaatgcagtttttactgtctttttatGTAAGCTCTTTACTAGCCTGGTGTAGCTGAAGGCCTATCATGGTTAACTGTACTGGATGAGCAACCTTTTTGCAAAACCACAAATCCTTCATGGACTGTTACACCATGGCTATGGAAATATCAGTcatcttgtgtgttttcctcatctctcttGATATCTGATAGATCACAAAATGGAGATAACCTACGTCTACACCAAGATACGCAGTGAGTTTGGCCGACCTTGTCAATTTTCTGATCAGCCTGTGGAATTGATTGTTGACATCTCTCCAGATCCAACTCTGGCTGCTAACTTTATAGAGAGAGACATTCGTGATTTCGCCATACAGTGTTCTCAAGATATGTCTGTGCATGAGGTAAGCAGGGATAAAATCCTGTTACATGGCCTGCTGTCAAGTTTTACATGTCACAGTCATGtattacaaacacacagtcattgtGTATTACACAGTACGCTAGGTTTCATTGAACTTCCCAGACAAGTTAATAAGTAAAGCAGTTTACACAAATGCACTCCAGTATGTCTTCATTTACACCAGACCTTATCTGCataagatgaaaaaagaaactgataaCAGTGGTGACATTTAcctgatttcattttgtttcaaggTTGTTTATCAAAAGACACTATATAGTCTTCAGCCATGGCACAACTTGTGTTACTGTGCTGTCACCTTTTCTAGgtaaatacagtgtgtgttgaGTCACTAACCAGTAGTATTAACCATGTGGAGGGTGGCTGGCCCAAAAATATTGATCCTCTAAACATTGATGAGACTGATCGCCACAAGAAGAAAGCGCTAAAAGATGAGCACTGCGTCAACTCTATGAGGTCCCTGATCAGCGTAAGTGTTTAAAAGTCCTGTTCGCTGGTCACCATATAAACTACCCAGGCTGGAGTTTGGTTCCACAATTCTCTGAAATATATAGTGCCTTGAACAGGGCAGTGTCCCCATTTGATGGAATCATAGTATTCATCAATCAAGTAAGTATATTTATTCCAccattttttcaatttatggCAGCACGGCTTCTCCACTTACAGTCCTCACATATAGTGAAGTATGTCCATATTTCTGCATACTTTATGTAAAAATAGCCTATCTAGCCTAAATCCAATTAGTGAGCTTTGCAAGCCCCAAAGCCACTTCTTCAGCTGTGTCGGTGTGATAGAGCTTAATGGCATGCGGCATGTGTGAAAGAGGAGTAGGAGTAAGTAATTACTGCTCCCTTCTCCTACTCATTGAGTTATGTTCCTCCCTCACGCAGAGCACGGTGCACAATGTCCAACAAAACAATGCCGGTGACATATATCATCTATACTATGAGGATGATGAGATGGTGGAGGAGACTCCAGACCAGCCATCAGCAAGGGCTATCACTTTTTTCAGGTACCTTCACCCAACATTTTCTCCCATAAGGTTTTTCAGTGCAGGACAGTAGATCAAAACTATtgcctttttaaaaaagaaaaaaggcaaatacaAAACAGAAGCAAGTACATCAGCTACATATCTCGAGCATATAGGCCTACACTGATTAActatatattgtttttcttgtaatacTATTAGAGGTGAATTGTATGTCTGCACAAGTATTTTTCAGCAGTAAAACCAAAATCCGCTCAAAGTGATTGAAAATCCACTTCACAGTGATACCTGTACTTGCATATTCAGTTTATTATCAACTGAAAATGCAGCAATATACCGCCACATCATTACAGTACCTTTATATAATATGATTTTAACACAGTGACTTAAATCTGGATCCTGTCACCATCTTTGAATTCATTCTGATTTGACTATGTCCATTTTTAGAGACCCTAATGAAGTCAAACGCACTGCCACAAGTCTTTCCTGGCATCCCACTGGCAGCCCTAAGATGGCAGTGGCCTATTCTTGCCTGGAGTTTCAGAGAGCCACTGAGGAAATGAGCTTTGACTCCTACATATGGGACTTTGGTAGGTGTCAGAGCCATGGATTGAGTGTAGTAAGATTATATGTTGGGTGCTATTTTGCTTCTGCTGCCACTAGGACTTTGAAATGTTGGGTGCTATAATGTGACACTGTTTCTGAATTTGCTGTCATGAGGTGTCAAAAATCAGGGAGCTGCACCTGAGACTACCACCTCTGAAAACGCATCCACTGAAAGTTTTAGCAGCTACATCTTAGCTATATGCTCTGGTTCCATTCTCATCTGTTATGAGTATGAAGTCACTATGTTAAGACTAATGGCACATATACCATGTGTTCCCAGAGAGCTCCAGCAAGCCAGACATGATTCTGAAGCCTGTATCTCCTCTCATCTGTCTGGAGTACAACCCCAAAGACTCACATATCCTGGCCGGGGGCAGCTACAATGGACGGATTGGTGGGGTTTTTAAGTCTAAAATCCACTATGACACCATATTGGAGTCAGTGACACAACTTGCTGTAAATTGCAATAGATTGACTGCATTAGCCACCTGGGCTAATGCAGTCAATCTCAGACTTCTTTGGTACTACTATTGGCACAAGAAAAGTTGTTTACAAGAGCATTTTCCCTTTGTAAATGTCATGTGACTAGAATGATGTTGGGGCAGACTTacttgtgcgtgcgtgcatgtatgtatatgatTGCATGATGTTATGATGGTTatgatttgtgtctgtgtggatcTCTGAATAGCCTACTGGGATACTCGGAAAGGCACCCAGCCAGTGGAAATGTCCAAGTTAGAGCATAGCCATCAGGATCCCGTCTACAAAGTCATCTGGTTGCAGTCAAACATAGGAACTGATATCTTCTCTGCGTCCACTGATGGTCAGGTTAGCCAAACCTCTATGGCTTCACAAAGCCCCTGTCACCTTATCCCTCTCTTAAGCCAGGCTGGACACAATAGGGCCAGGGTGGCAAAAAACCCTCAGCCACTCATGGGCAATGAAGTCTGATACCTTTTGTCAGACTGCACTTTCCCTGACCTCTCCCAGCCGTTTCCCAGTAGCATGAAGATTATGTAACAATAATTAAAGAAACTGTGTTTAAGTGGCTCAATGCTCTCTGTGTCCATAAGGTGCTGTGGTGGGACATCCGTAACATGGCTAAGCCCACAGAGAGGATGGTGCTGGACCTCAGCAAAGAGGGCAACCTGGATAAAGCCATAGGAGCCGTTTCACTAGAATTTGAAGCTACTATGGTGAGCCACTCCAAAGCATCATAGTTTTTCAATGGAAACTAACTGCGTCTTCTTTGTGTTGGTATTCATTCAGATGAGTAGATTGGTAGCATAAACATAGATGTCAGTTTTTGAAGTCAAActtgattatgatttttttcatggcaTTATCACCATGGTCACCTAGAAGAAAAGTAAGGTGAACTGAGGAATTAAGTTTAAATTTATCATGGTTTGCTCTGCTGCATATAAGAATAATTTATGTTCTCATGTGTAGTTATGTCTGGCTTTTTTGAGcagtattttattaaaaaaggaACCAAAGGTTCAAGTATTGTGAAATTTGTACTTAAATTAAGAATCTCTACACCTTAGAGGCAATTTTTCAGCCCACGCCCTTTTCACATATTCAGAAGGGGCTATACATCACTGCCACACAGGAATAGATTGGATGTCTAACCAGAAAGCAGGGGGAATAGAAGCAGCATTGTAGTGGTTTAAGACAAGTTGATTTTAGTggtcatgcatttgtttctcaaaaacaacaaaatatgtgaCAGATGACAGGACAAAGATGTCCTGTTTATTGTCAGAAAACGGGAGAATTGCTAACAGATGCAGTCAGACAAGACAGACTATAAGTTAGAACACTATCAGCAATATGAAGTCCTTATATGGTATCTACCTTCCCCTCATTTCTGGTCCTGTGCCTCCCCTCTGTTTCTATTTATGTGCCAAGAAACTGTACAGAatatgttatttgtttttttctgtttctttagcCCACTAAGTTCCTGGTAGGGACAGAAAAAGGTCTGGTGCTCTACTGCAATTCAAAGGCCAAGACTCCAGCAGAGAGTATTGAGTGTACATTCAGTGGCCATTACGGCCCAGTGTACGCCATACAAAGAAACCCC
This genomic interval from Myripristis murdjan chromosome 19, fMyrMur1.1, whole genome shotgun sequence contains the following:
- the dnai2b gene encoding dynein intermediate chain 3, ciliary; this translates as MEITYVYTKIRSEFGRPCQFSDQPVELIVDISPDPTLAANFIERDIRDFAIQCSQDMSVHEVNTVCVESLTSSINHVEGGWPKNIDPLNIDETDRHKKKALKDEHCVNSMRSLISSTVHNVQQNNAGDIYHLYYEDDEMVEETPDQPSARAITFFRDPNEVKRTATSLSWHPTGSPKMAVAYSCLEFQRATEEMSFDSYIWDFESSSKPDMILKPVSPLICLEYNPKDSHILAGGSYNGRIAYWDTRKGTQPVEMSKLEHSHQDPVYKVIWLQSNIGTDIFSASTDGQVLWWDIRNMAKPTERMVLDLSKEGNLDKAIGAVSLEFEATMPTKFLVGTEKGLVLYCNSKAKTPAESIECTFSGHYGPVYAIQRNPFFPKNFLTVGDWTTRIWSEDIKESSIILMKPEMTYLMDACWSPVRPSVFFTVKMDGMLDVWDILSKQNEPMLRRQVCSDALYSLRVQDNGRFLACGSHSGLVTLLEISQGLCTLQRNEKSLVASMFERETRREKRIQGMLKAEGP